A stretch of the Saccharicrinis carchari genome encodes the following:
- a CDS encoding pyridoxal phosphate-dependent aminotransferase yields the protein MQIHPANRISEVKEYYFSKKLREIDQMRQQGIDIINLGIGNPDRPPHPEVLKELYNSSSELGNHGYQSYIGVPELRNAFAQWYKAHFKVTLNPASEILPLIGSKEGIMHISMAFLNPGDEVLVPNPGYPTYASVSNLVEAKMISYDLEEEQDWQPDFDKLEAMDLSKVKLMWVNYPNMPTGANATPELLEKLVRFGKKHNILICNDNPYSFILNDNPLSIFRVEGAKETCIELNSLSKSHNMAGWRVGMVAAAPELIQYIIRVKSNVDSGMFKPLQLAAAKALSLDKDWYTEVNRAYKERRELAWKIMDMLGCSYSKNQSGMFIWAKIPDSAESPEQLTDAVLKNARVFITPGSIFGKGGNRHIRISLCSTTAVLNESIQRISNS from the coding sequence ATGCAAATTCATCCGGCCAATCGCATTAGCGAAGTAAAAGAATACTATTTCTCGAAAAAACTGAGGGAAATAGATCAGATGCGCCAACAGGGTATCGACATTATCAACCTGGGCATTGGGAACCCCGACAGACCTCCACATCCGGAAGTATTAAAAGAACTCTACAATTCTTCATCGGAGCTTGGAAACCATGGTTATCAGAGCTACATCGGTGTACCCGAACTACGCAACGCTTTTGCCCAATGGTACAAAGCGCACTTTAAGGTTACATTAAATCCTGCCAGTGAAATTTTGCCATTAATAGGATCCAAAGAAGGTATTATGCATATTTCGATGGCTTTTTTAAATCCGGGCGATGAGGTTTTAGTTCCCAACCCGGGCTATCCCACCTATGCCTCGGTATCGAATTTGGTAGAGGCTAAAATGATTAGCTACGATTTGGAAGAAGAGCAGGACTGGCAGCCCGACTTTGACAAGCTGGAAGCTATGGATTTGAGTAAGGTGAAGCTGATGTGGGTAAATTACCCCAACATGCCCACAGGAGCCAATGCCACGCCGGAACTCTTGGAGAAACTGGTGCGCTTTGGCAAAAAACACAACATCCTTATTTGTAATGATAACCCCTATAGTTTTATATTAAACGATAATCCACTAAGCATTTTTCGCGTTGAGGGAGCCAAAGAAACCTGCATCGAGTTAAACTCCCTAAGCAAATCGCACAATATGGCGGGCTGGCGTGTAGGCATGGTAGCCGCAGCACCCGAACTTATCCAGTACATAATCCGCGTAAAAAGCAACGTAGACAGTGGTATGTTTAAACCCTTACAATTAGCCGCCGCTAAAGCATTGAGTTTAGATAAAGACTGGTACACAGAGGTGAACCGGGCATATAAGGAACGCCGAGAGCTGGCCTGGAAAATAATGGATATGTTGGGATGCAGCTACAGTAAAAACCAATCGGGTATGTTTATCTGGGCAAAAATACCCGACAGTGCTGAGTCGCCCGAACAACTTACAGATGCAGTATTGAAAAATGCACGCGTTTTTATTACACCGGGCAGCATATTCGGCAAAGGGGGCAATCGGCATATTCGCATCTCGCTTTGCTCCACTACAGCGGTACTAAACGAATCCATACAAAGAATAAGCAATAGCTAG
- a CDS encoding bifunctional 3-deoxy-7-phosphoheptulonate synthase/chorismate mutase type II: MTKNAKMIQLDLEKISLPGLDLERPWMIAGPCSAETEEQVLETATQLSEAGYKIFRAGIWKPRTRPGAFEGVGTLGLPWLKRVKEETGMFVGTEVANANHVFEAIKAGIDILWIGARTTANPFAVQEIADALKGVDLPVLVKNPVNPDLELWIGALERVNQAGIKKLAAIHRGFSTYDKSKYRNHPQWQIPIELKRRIPNLPIICDPSHIGGKSELIYEISQEAMDLNFDGLLVESHRCPAKAWSDASQQVTPTELKEITDKIVLRAPQIGQKPRVTLDQLRREIDKLDDSVLEVLQKRMEISEAIGIYKKENNITILQTRRYDEIMNDRKERGAKLGLSEEFLTALFEDIHQESVARQNKIMNK, translated from the coding sequence ATGACAAAGAATGCTAAAATGATACAATTAGACCTTGAGAAAATCAGCCTTCCGGGATTAGACCTGGAACGCCCCTGGATGATTGCCGGCCCGTGCAGCGCCGAAACAGAAGAGCAGGTTTTAGAAACTGCCACCCAATTGTCCGAAGCGGGATATAAAATATTTAGAGCCGGTATTTGGAAACCCCGTACACGTCCGGGTGCTTTTGAAGGTGTAGGTACCTTAGGCCTACCCTGGCTAAAAAGAGTAAAAGAAGAAACCGGTATGTTTGTGGGTACCGAAGTGGCCAATGCAAACCATGTTTTTGAAGCGATCAAAGCGGGTATCGACATTCTTTGGATTGGTGCCAGAACCACGGCTAATCCGTTTGCTGTTCAGGAAATTGCCGATGCACTTAAGGGTGTTGACCTTCCTGTTTTGGTAAAAAACCCGGTTAATCCAGATTTAGAATTATGGATTGGCGCACTGGAAAGAGTTAACCAGGCAGGTATCAAAAAGCTGGCAGCCATTCACCGCGGTTTCTCCACCTACGACAAAAGCAAGTATCGTAACCATCCGCAATGGCAAATTCCTATCGAGCTCAAACGACGTATTCCTAATTTGCCCATCATCTGCGACCCTTCGCACATAGGTGGTAAGAGCGAATTGATTTACGAAATTTCACAAGAAGCCATGGATCTTAATTTCGATGGTTTGTTGGTAGAGTCGCACCGCTGCCCCGCAAAAGCATGGAGTGATGCCAGCCAACAGGTAACCCCCACCGAGCTTAAGGAAATTACCGATAAAATAGTGCTTCGTGCCCCTCAAATTGGACAAAAACCCAGGGTTACGCTGGATCAACTACGCCGTGAAATAGATAAGCTGGACGATTCCGTTCTGGAGGTGCTTCAGAAAAGAATGGAGATATCCGAAGCCATCGGTATCTATAAAAAAGAAAACAATATCACCATTTTACAAACCCGACGCTACGATGAAATTATGAACGACCGGAAGGAGCGTGGTGCAAAACTTGGTTTGTCGGAGGAGTTCCTGACTGCCCTGTTTGAAGACATACACCAGGAATCCGTAGCCCGCCAGAATAAGATAATGAATAAATAG
- a CDS encoding prephenate dehydrogenase/arogenate dehydrogenase family protein codes for MKICILGAGKMGTWLTDALCLSHDVAIYDPNFEKLKYIFNTQRLTQLEEIRQFEPELLINAVTLKYTIAAFEEVMPYLPKSCIISDISSVKTGFQEYYDKTGMRYVSTHPMFGPTFGNLKALREHHAIIISQGDHLGKAFFKDFFGNLGLNIHEYTFIQHDETIAYSLSVPFSSTLVFAACMKKQDAPGTTFHKHLDIAKGLLSEDDYLLSEILFNPFTAGQVEKIRLKLKDLLNIIENKDSDKMKTFLAEVRGNIQE; via the coding sequence ATGAAAATATGCATACTGGGTGCCGGTAAAATGGGCACATGGCTAACCGATGCGCTCTGCCTGAGCCATGATGTTGCTATTTACGATCCAAATTTTGAAAAACTGAAATATATTTTCAATACGCAAAGATTAACCCAGCTGGAAGAAATAAGACAGTTTGAGCCGGAGCTATTGATTAATGCCGTTACGCTAAAATATACCATTGCTGCGTTTGAAGAGGTGATGCCTTATCTGCCCAAAAGTTGTATCATTTCGGATATCTCGTCGGTAAAAACGGGCTTTCAGGAGTATTACGACAAAACCGGTATGCGCTATGTTTCTACCCATCCAATGTTTGGCCCTACTTTTGGTAACCTAAAGGCATTGCGCGAGCACCATGCCATTATCATTTCTCAGGGCGACCATTTAGGCAAGGCTTTTTTTAAAGACTTTTTTGGTAACCTGGGACTTAACATCCATGAGTACACCTTTATTCAACATGACGAAACCATTGCCTATTCTTTGTCCGTTCCTTTTTCATCCACGCTTGTTTTTGCGGCCTGTATGAAAAAGCAGGATGCTCCCGGAACTACTTTCCATAAACACCTGGATATTGCCAAAGGACTGCTTAGTGAAGACGATTATCTGTTATCCGAAATTTTATTTAATCCCTTTACCGCCGGACAAGTAGAGAAGATAAGGCTGAAGCTGAAAGACTTGTTGAATATTATCGAAAATAAGGATTCGGATAAGATGAAAACATTTTTGGCCGAGGTGAGAGGAAATATTCAGGAATAA
- a CDS encoding KamA family radical SAM protein: protein MRYQAYTLKNYLTLSQVQSSLSPAEIEAIRVVGNVLPFKANNYVVNELIDWGNLSNDPIYHLTFPQKEMLSHKHFQEIEKALKNNLSAPELKSIVDNIRYDLNPNSSGQMENIPVLGEVKLSGMQHQYNETILFFPRSSQTCHAYCTFCFRWPQFVGIDDLKFAAQETSLLVEYLQQHPEVTDVLFTGGDPLVMSAKKLQEYIDPLLNADLPNLQTIRIGTKALSYWPYRFVSDKDSDDLLRLFEKVVNSGVQLAFMAHFNHSNELKTKVLETAIKRIRNTGAVIRTQSPIMNHINNSADEWAEMWKRQVNLGCIPYYMFVARDTGAQKYFAVTLEDAWKVYREAYSKVSGLARTVRGPIMSANPGKVQVLGVNEINNEKIFNLMFTQGRNPNWVGQPFFAKYNPDAIWLNDLKPIDGKSKFFFE from the coding sequence ATGAGATATCAAGCGTATACACTTAAAAACTATTTAACACTTTCACAAGTTCAATCGTCATTATCACCAGCCGAAATTGAGGCGATTCGAGTCGTTGGAAACGTACTTCCTTTTAAAGCTAATAATTATGTTGTAAATGAGTTGATAGATTGGGGTAATTTATCCAATGACCCTATTTACCATTTAACATTTCCACAAAAAGAAATGCTTTCACACAAGCATTTTCAAGAAATAGAAAAAGCATTAAAAAATAATTTATCGGCACCGGAGCTTAAATCAATAGTTGATAATATAAGGTATGATTTAAATCCAAACTCTTCCGGACAGATGGAAAACATTCCTGTTTTAGGTGAGGTCAAGTTATCAGGGATGCAGCACCAGTACAATGAAACAATCCTGTTTTTTCCCAGGAGTAGTCAAACATGCCATGCGTATTGTACTTTTTGTTTCAGGTGGCCACAGTTTGTTGGGATAGATGATTTAAAATTTGCTGCTCAAGAAACCAGTTTGCTGGTGGAGTACTTACAACAACATCCCGAAGTAACGGACGTTCTTTTTACTGGCGGCGATCCTTTGGTGATGTCTGCAAAAAAACTTCAAGAATATATTGATCCCCTTTTAAATGCAGATTTACCCAACTTGCAAACTATTAGAATTGGTACAAAAGCATTAAGCTATTGGCCTTATAGGTTTGTAAGTGATAAGGATAGCGATGATTTGCTCAGGCTATTTGAAAAGGTGGTAAATAGTGGTGTTCAGCTTGCCTTTATGGCTCATTTTAATCATTCAAACGAATTAAAAACCAAAGTGCTTGAAACAGCCATAAAGCGAATACGGAACACAGGGGCAGTTATTCGAACGCAATCCCCAATAATGAATCATATAAATAATAGTGCGGATGAATGGGCAGAAATGTGGAAACGACAAGTGAATCTGGGTTGTATTCCTTATTATATGTTTGTGGCACGCGATACCGGTGCGCAAAAATATTTTGCGGTTACCTTAGAGGATGCCTGGAAGGTATACCGAGAAGCTTATAGTAAGGTGAGTGGTCTGGCAAGAACAGTAAGAGGGCCAATTATGTCGGCTAATCCCGGCAAAGTTCAGGTATTGGGTGTCAACGAAATCAACAATGAAAAGATTTTTAACTTGATGTTTACTCAAGGAAGAAACCCTAATTGGGTAGGGCAACCATTTTTTGCTAAATATAATCCTGATGCGATTTGGTTAAATGATTTAAAACCTATAGATGGTAAGTCCAAGTTCTTTTTTGAGTAG
- a CDS encoding helix-turn-helix domain-containing protein, which produces MSNTANSEKDFTDQLESIILENLSNEQFGVSELAEIMNMSRSNLLRKIKKNTQLSASQFIRQVRLKKSMQLLKQTSLNVSEISFQVGFGSTSYFIKCFREYYGHPPGELGKGTLDEEKESGQTHFFKKYQVQLTALVFLILLIISILIFSKKHTAIAVEIEKSIAVLPFKNESSDSSNLYFVNGLMESTLNNLQKIEDLRVVSRTSVEKYRHSNKSIPEIAEELNVNYLVEGSGQRVGNQVLLNIQLVEASTDKPIWVKQYNQKVVDVFDLQNEVARKIADAIKAIVTPAELKQIEKIPTENLVAYDYYLRALEHMNEETKEGLEKAIPLFEKAIENDKQFALAYSNVAIAYFFLDMYQKQKNYTEQINSFADKALLYDSKSAESLMAKALYYLQIEEYKLALPHLEKALEYNPNSSAVVQMLGDIYARVVPNTGKYLEYALKGIQLDIAANDSSTQSFIYLHLSNALIQNGFVNESMTYINKSLSYNPENNYSPYLKVFIMYARDGDLEHTKKLLIKELHKDTTRLDILQEVAKFYYYQEKYDSAFYYYEKFVNAREEYGLNIYPQEDAKIAMVYKKMGFDEKASDFITDYTKYCEKDQSIYKSASTAVKYAYEGKNEMAIEQLKKFATQSNYQYWIILFLEMDPVYNGLRNHPEFKQVVQKIEDRFWDSHHQLKKTLDQKGLI; this is translated from the coding sequence ATGTCAAACACAGCAAATAGCGAAAAAGATTTTACAGATCAGTTAGAATCCATTATTCTGGAGAACCTTTCTAACGAACAGTTCGGCGTTTCTGAACTGGCCGAAATTATGAATATGAGCCGTTCTAACTTGCTTCGGAAAATAAAAAAGAACACCCAGCTCTCGGCAAGCCAATTTATACGGCAGGTACGTTTAAAAAAGAGTATGCAGTTGCTCAAACAGACTTCTTTAAATGTTTCTGAGATTTCTTTTCAAGTTGGCTTTGGGAGTACCTCCTATTTTATAAAATGTTTCCGCGAGTATTATGGTCACCCACCCGGAGAGCTCGGAAAGGGAACCTTGGACGAAGAAAAAGAAAGTGGACAAACTCATTTTTTTAAGAAGTACCAAGTACAACTTACTGCGCTTGTATTTCTGATACTACTGATTATATCCATCTTAATTTTTAGTAAAAAACATACAGCTATCGCAGTAGAAATTGAAAAATCGATAGCGGTATTGCCCTTCAAAAATGAAAGCAGTGATTCTTCAAACCTGTATTTTGTGAATGGGCTGATGGAATCTACCTTAAATAATCTTCAGAAAATAGAAGATTTACGGGTGGTTAGCAGAACTTCGGTAGAGAAGTACAGGCATTCCAACAAGAGCATTCCGGAGATAGCCGAAGAGCTGAATGTAAATTATCTGGTGGAGGGCAGTGGTCAGCGTGTTGGAAATCAGGTGTTACTCAATATCCAATTGGTTGAAGCTTCAACGGATAAGCCCATTTGGGTTAAGCAATATAATCAAAAAGTGGTGGATGTATTTGACTTGCAGAATGAAGTGGCCCGGAAAATTGCGGATGCCATTAAAGCAATAGTAACACCTGCCGAATTAAAACAAATTGAAAAAATACCTACTGAAAATTTAGTAGCTTACGATTATTATCTCCGGGCACTTGAGCATATGAATGAGGAAACCAAGGAAGGTTTGGAAAAGGCGATTCCTTTATTTGAAAAGGCGATAGAAAATGATAAGCAGTTTGCCCTGGCTTATTCGAATGTTGCCATAGCCTATTTTTTTCTGGATATGTACCAGAAACAAAAAAACTATACCGAACAAATTAACAGCTTTGCAGACAAGGCATTGCTTTACGATTCCAAATCGGCTGAAAGTCTCATGGCCAAGGCACTTTATTACTTGCAAATTGAGGAGTATAAATTGGCCTTGCCACACCTCGAAAAGGCCCTGGAGTACAACCCTAACTCATCGGCGGTGGTGCAAATGCTTGGCGATATATATGCGCGCGTTGTTCCTAATACCGGAAAATACCTGGAATATGCTTTAAAAGGTATTCAGCTCGATATTGCAGCCAATGACTCCAGCACCCAAAGCTTCATTTACCTGCACCTTAGTAACGCACTCATCCAAAACGGCTTTGTAAATGAGTCAATGACCTATATCAACAAGTCGCTTAGCTACAATCCTGAAAATAATTACTCGCCTTACTTAAAAGTATTTATCATGTATGCCAGAGATGGCGATTTAGAGCACACTAAAAAGCTATTGATAAAGGAATTGCACAAGGATACCACCCGTTTAGATATTTTACAGGAAGTGGCAAAATTTTATTATTATCAGGAAAAATATGATAGTGCCTTTTATTATTATGAAAAGTTTGTAAATGCCAGAGAAGAATATGGTTTGAATATATATCCTCAGGAAGATGCTAAAATTGCCATGGTTTACAAGAAGATGGGTTTTGATGAAAAGGCTTCTGATTTTATTACTGACTATACCAAATATTGCGAAAAGGACCAGTCGATATACAAAAGTGCCAGCACAGCAGTGAAGTACGCTTACGAAGGAAAAAATGAGATGGCTATAGAACAGCTCAAAAAATTTGCAACACAAAGCAATTATCAGTACTGGATCATATTATTCTTGGAAATGGATCCGGTTTATAACGGGCTTAGAAATCATCCGGAGTTTAAGCAGGTTGTGCAGAAAATTGAAGATCGTTTTTGGGATAGCCATCATCAACTGAAAAAAACATTGGATCAGAAAGGATTAATTTAA
- a CDS encoding ankyrin repeat domain-containing protein, which produces MKTLKINSKQNLFILSFLILLFANACTHTGNKSKSAASTHTETTVATPKTDIYTAVLSDLIDVVKQHIAAQTDINEKEAMSGSTPLITAATFGKKEIAKVLIDAGADLSIQNNDGATALHTAAFFCHVEIVQMLIDAKADKTIKNNFGATPRESVMGPFAEIKPVYVMLQQQLAPMGLQIDLNEIEKTRPVIAMMLQ; this is translated from the coding sequence ATGAAAACATTAAAAATTAATTCAAAGCAAAACTTGTTCATTCTTTCATTCCTTATCCTTTTATTCGCCAATGCTTGTACACATACGGGCAATAAGTCAAAATCCGCGGCAAGCACCCATACCGAAACAACTGTTGCTACACCAAAAACGGATATCTATACGGCCGTATTATCCGACCTTATTGATGTGGTTAAACAGCACATTGCAGCACAAACGGACATTAACGAAAAGGAAGCCATGAGTGGTTCTACCCCTTTGATTACCGCAGCCACATTTGGAAAAAAAGAAATAGCCAAAGTGTTGATAGATGCCGGTGCTGATTTATCTATCCAAAACAATGATGGAGCTACAGCTTTGCATACGGCCGCTTTCTTTTGTCATGTAGAAATTGTACAGATGCTTATTGATGCCAAAGCAGATAAAACAATTAAAAACAACTTTGGTGCAACACCCAGAGAATCTGTAATGGGCCCTTTTGCCGAGATAAAACCGGTATATGTAATGCTCCAACAACAATTGGCGCCGATGGGGCTGCAAATTGATTTGAATGAAATAGAAAAGACGCGCCCTGTTATTGCCATGATGCTGCAGTAA
- a CDS encoding acyltransferase family protein has product MKTERRHDIDWLRVIAIGLLLIYHIAIIFQPWAMFIGFIRSEESIDNLWKPMTMLNVWRIPFLFYVSGMGLYFSMKKRNLWQLLFERTKRILLPLIFGIVAIAPLHIIIFQKYYNLPLSYYPHAGHLWFLGNIFIYVLLLSPLFLYFMKKQEGKFRKGLSTFMSNPLGPLAISIVFVLEVIIVKPQIFTMYAETLHGFFLGLLAFFLGFIVVYSGKKFWQTVSKWKWLYIGLATVLFILRLLVFETNSPGYLIVIESNCWIFGVFGFGYRYLNKPSAALSYLSQAAYPVYIIHMFALYAGAIVILPLKISPIMKFVLITTFTFTVCYIIYDLIIKRIGFLRPLFGLKWKFNKVAPRQISIQKTK; this is encoded by the coding sequence ATGAAAACAGAAAGAAGACACGATATCGATTGGCTACGCGTAATAGCCATTGGCTTATTATTGATTTATCATATAGCCATCATTTTTCAACCGTGGGCCATGTTTATTGGCTTTATAAGAAGTGAAGAAAGCATAGACAATCTATGGAAACCAATGACTATGCTAAACGTATGGCGGATTCCATTCTTATTTTACGTTTCGGGCATGGGCTTATATTTTTCCATGAAAAAACGAAACCTCTGGCAATTGCTTTTCGAACGCACAAAGCGAATCCTCTTACCTTTGATCTTCGGGATTGTGGCCATTGCCCCTCTCCACATTATTATCTTTCAGAAATACTATAACCTGCCCTTAAGCTATTACCCTCATGCGGGTCATTTATGGTTTCTTGGAAATATTTTTATATATGTACTGTTGCTGTCTCCACTTTTCCTTTATTTTATGAAAAAACAAGAAGGAAAATTCAGGAAAGGACTTTCCACCTTTATGAGCAATCCATTAGGCCCCTTGGCCATATCCATCGTATTTGTATTGGAAGTAATTATTGTTAAACCACAGATATTTACAATGTACGCGGAAACACTACATGGTTTTTTCCTTGGCTTGCTGGCCTTCTTTCTTGGCTTTATTGTTGTTTACAGTGGAAAAAAGTTTTGGCAAACGGTTTCGAAATGGAAATGGCTGTATATAGGCTTAGCTACTGTATTATTTATCCTTCGATTACTCGTATTCGAAACAAATTCCCCGGGCTATCTGATAGTCATTGAATCAAATTGTTGGATATTTGGTGTTTTCGGCTTCGGTTACCGATACCTAAACAAGCCTAGTGCTGCGCTAAGCTACTTAAGTCAAGCCGCTTATCCGGTATATATTATTCATATGTTTGCCCTGTATGCCGGCGCTATAGTCATCTTGCCGCTGAAGATATCTCCTATTATGAAATTCGTGCTTATAACAACCTTCACCTTTACCGTTTGTTATATAATTTATGATCTTATCATTAAAAGGATTGGTTTCTTAAGACCTTTGTTTGGATTGAAATGGAAATTTAATAAAGTAGCGCCCCGGCAAATAAGTATTCAAAAAACAAAATAA
- a CDS encoding NAD(P)-dependent oxidoreductase: MTVLVVGASGATGRHLVEQLLIKKHKVKAIVRAPEKLPELWRNNDHLQIITASISAVSEKKLSEYSRDCQAVVSCLGHNLSWKGIYGQPRKLVTDATRRLCDAIKVNKPEQAVRFILMNTTGNRNRDLNEPISFAQKCVIALLRLLLPPHVDNEKAADYLRIKIGQHNKYIEWTAVRPDGLSNDNEVSDYEIHPSPIRSAIFNAGKTSRINVGHFMATLISDNNLWQKWKGKMPVIYNKPS; encoded by the coding sequence ATGACAGTTTTAGTAGTAGGTGCAAGTGGTGCAACAGGAAGACATTTAGTTGAACAACTTCTTATTAAAAAGCATAAAGTTAAAGCAATTGTACGAGCTCCGGAAAAGTTGCCGGAACTATGGCGAAATAATGACCACCTTCAAATCATCACTGCAAGCATCTCTGCCGTAAGCGAAAAGAAATTGAGCGAATACAGTAGGGATTGCCAGGCCGTTGTATCGTGTCTTGGTCATAATTTAAGCTGGAAAGGTATCTATGGGCAGCCCAGGAAATTGGTTACGGATGCTACGCGCAGACTATGTGATGCCATAAAGGTGAATAAACCAGAGCAAGCCGTACGATTTATTTTGATGAATACTACAGGTAACCGCAATCGCGACTTAAATGAACCGATATCCTTTGCACAAAAATGTGTTATTGCTCTTCTTCGTTTACTTTTACCGCCACATGTAGATAACGAAAAAGCAGCAGATTATTTACGAATTAAAATCGGACAGCACAATAAATATATCGAATGGACTGCCGTTAGACCAGATGGACTAAGCAACGACAATGAAGTTAGCGATTACGAAATACACCCCTCACCTATTAGAAGCGCCATTTTTAATGCCGGTAAAACAAGCCGCATTAATGTAGGGCACTTTATGGCTACTTTAATTAGTGATAATAATTTGTGGCAGAAGTGGAAAGGGAAAATGCCTGTAATCTACAATAAACCGTCTTAA
- a CDS encoding serine hydrolase domain-containing protein → MIKRKIKLPAPSLRRILRIAFIIASIGSLYFVPWILVKAWILPLPDTIQEQLDEAIGHGFDGMIVYVDQAGKAPEFYAAGWHDRKNHIPAYPQALFKIASITKLYVAVATVKLVKAGDLSLDKTLAEYFPELAGRIENSDEITLKMMLQHRSGIPNFVDHPDYWSKPPKNKQETLDYALDLPGDFEPGEGYGYSNTNYMLISDLIDKTLGYPHQQYIKAEILKPLGLKNTYGSLHEVNIDDVMSGYYVGIEDDMKTEFTGLMIATAEDVGIFLRALNDGTVFNKGEQEIYSSVYVYEHTGLLVGYQSIAKYHKDIDAVVVQFNNTTNFNGYDWNLAEIVYNRIVKIVKRKK, encoded by the coding sequence ATGATCAAAAGAAAAATAAAACTACCTGCCCCGTCCTTACGGAGGATACTCAGAATAGCATTTATTATTGCAAGCATTGGCTCCTTATACTTCGTGCCATGGATATTAGTTAAGGCCTGGATATTGCCATTACCCGATACCATTCAAGAACAGCTGGATGAAGCAATTGGCCATGGTTTTGATGGAATGATAGTTTATGTGGATCAAGCAGGTAAAGCACCGGAGTTTTATGCCGCCGGTTGGCACGACCGTAAAAACCATATACCAGCTTACCCGCAGGCCTTATTCAAGATTGCCAGCATTACCAAGCTATATGTGGCTGTGGCTACGGTAAAATTAGTTAAAGCAGGAGATTTATCCCTGGATAAAACACTCGCCGAATACTTTCCGGAACTTGCCGGAAGAATTGAAAATTCAGATGAAATAACCCTGAAAATGATGTTGCAACATCGCAGTGGCATCCCCAATTTTGTTGATCATCCTGACTATTGGAGCAAACCACCAAAAAACAAACAGGAAACACTGGATTACGCACTGGACTTACCGGGTGATTTTGAACCGGGTGAAGGCTATGGCTATTCAAATACAAATTACATGCTGATCTCGGACCTCATTGATAAAACCCTGGGATATCCCCATCAACAATATATCAAGGCCGAAATCCTGAAACCGCTAGGGCTAAAAAACACTTATGGTTCGCTTCATGAAGTAAATATAGATGATGTAATGAGCGGCTATTACGTTGGCATAGAAGACGATATGAAGACTGAATTTACCGGCTTAATGATAGCTACAGCGGAGGATGTGGGCATATTCCTGCGCGCATTAAATGATGGTACAGTATTTAATAAGGGTGAACAGGAGATCTACTCCTCTGTTTACGTGTACGAACATACAGGCCTGCTCGTTGGCTACCAGAGTATTGCAAAATACCACAAAGACATAGATGCAGTTGTTGTTCAATTTAACAATACAACTAACTTTAATGGATATGACTGGAATTTAGCAGAAATTGTATATAATCGTATTGTAAAGATAGTGAAAAGAAAAAAATGA
- the ppk2 gene encoding polyphosphate kinase 2 has protein sequence MMRYHSIENDPEYINLQTELIKLQYDIIEKKERLLIIFEGRDSAGKGGAIMRFIRFLNPRFYRVVALTKPTDIERRQWYFQRYIENLPNPGEIVFFDRSWYNRAVVEPVMGFCTPEQYKLFLKQVVSLENMLVEDGLKIVKLWFSIDPEEQKRRLEERKINPLIQWKLSTVDMQAQLKWDDYTYYKNKMFKHTGTPESPWVSVKGNNKDYARKEAMRYVLNSMSYAKKDKISTKDFITLVGQESNNYINITYYEQGIKITDYCSSNRLYSGMHNP, from the coding sequence ATGATGCGATACCATTCTATCGAGAACGATCCGGAATACATCAATCTCCAAACCGAACTGATAAAACTGCAATATGATATTATTGAAAAAAAGGAACGTTTGCTCATCATATTCGAAGGTCGCGACAGTGCCGGAAAAGGCGGTGCCATCATGCGTTTTATCCGCTTCCTGAACCCAAGATTTTATAGGGTAGTTGCATTAACAAAACCTACCGATATTGAAAGACGGCAATGGTATTTTCAGCGTTATATTGAAAATCTACCCAATCCGGGCGAGATCGTTTTTTTCGATCGCAGCTGGTACAACCGCGCCGTAGTTGAACCCGTTATGGGTTTTTGTACGCCGGAACAATACAAATTATTCCTTAAACAAGTGGTATCGCTCGAAAACATGCTGGTGGAAGATGGCCTCAAAATCGTGAAACTCTGGTTTTCCATTGACCCCGAAGAGCAAAAACGGCGTCTCGAAGAACGGAAAATAAATCCCCTGATCCAATGGAAGCTGAGCACCGTTGACATGCAGGCTCAACTAAAGTGGGACGATTACACCTATTATAAAAACAAAATGTTTAAACATACCGGCACCCCGGAATCCCCTTGGGTATCTGTTAAAGGCAACAATAAGGATTATGCCCGAAAGGAAGCCATGCGGTATGTTCTAAATTCCATGTCGTACGCAAAAAAAGATAAGATTAGCACAAAAGACTTTATTACTTTGGTTGGCCAAGAATCAAACAACTATATTAACATAACATATTATGAACAAGGAATTAAGATTACTGATTATTGCAGTAGTAACAGGCTTTATAGCGGCATGCACAACCCATAA